A stretch of the Nothobranchius furzeri strain GRZ-AD chromosome 5, NfurGRZ-RIMD1, whole genome shotgun sequence genome encodes the following:
- the pycard gene encoding apoptosis-associated speck-like protein containing a CARD: MAPKTPKRILWSALENLSKENFEKFCHALVDRPQDPRVRRNRVEGKNFLDVADVMISTFTGIEALKVTEEILRDIGCSEDADELASEAAALRSSAPDSTNASKAAALRSSVLDSTNEEHFVDKHRNELIQRVSVVGPILDKLLMEKVINHEVYAEIHSKSTNQAKIRAVYDGPLRAARACKDIFYIILKDLEPYLIRDLEGN; encoded by the exons ATGGCTCCTAAAACACCAAAGAGGATTCTGTGGTCCGCCTTGGAGAATCTGTCCAAAGAGAACTTTGAAAAGTTCTGCCACGCGCTGGTGGACCGTCCACAGGACCCGCGCGTGCGGAGGAACCGAGTAGAAGGCAAAAACTTCCTGGATGTTGCAGATGTGATGATCTCCACTTTCACCGGGATAGAAGCGCTGAAGGTCACCGAAGAGATCCTCAGAGACATCGGCTGCAGTGAAGACGCAGACGAACTCG CATCTGAAGCTGCAGCTTTACGCTCATCAGCCCCCGACTCCACTAATG CATCTAAAGCAGCAGCTTTACGCTCATCAGTCCTCGACTCCACTAATG AGGAACATTTTGTGGACAAACACAGAAACGAGTTGATCCAGAGGGTGAGCGTCGTTGGACCCATCCTGGACAAGCTTTTAATGGAAAAAGTGATAAACCATGAAGTTTATGCTGAGATCCATTCTAAATCCACCAACCAGGCCAAGATAAGAGCGGTCTACGATGGTCCTCTGAGAGCTGCCAGAGCCTGCAAAGATATCTTCTACATAATCCTCAAAGATCTGGAGCCTTACCTCATCAGAGACCTTGAAGGAAATTAA